In the genome of Flaviflexus ciconiae, one region contains:
- a CDS encoding fructosamine kinase family protein gives MTDTFTKSSANNRGEAAGLTWLGQATGGGGARVTRVIHVDDSVLEIERIKQTAPSPENARAFGRALAHTHAAGAPWWGCAPEGWIGPDYIGRSRTKLFPEKETAPTSFGQLYGEHRIADFAKRIVDRGLITAKEARIFDDLAERLIAGDFDSEQPKLVQDAGFDVARLHGDMWAGNVLYCGGPTGAALIDPMAHGGHAETDLAALAVFGFPYLEEVYAGYDEASPLADGWQGRSGLHQLGMIIMHAHLFEGHYVGWAEEVAGKYR, from the coding sequence ATGACTGACACCTTCACAAAGTCTTCCGCAAACAACCGCGGCGAAGCCGCAGGCCTCACCTGGCTCGGCCAGGCCACGGGTGGCGGAGGAGCGCGCGTCACCCGCGTCATCCACGTAGACGACTCCGTTCTCGAGATCGAACGGATTAAACAGACTGCTCCAAGCCCCGAGAATGCTCGAGCCTTCGGCCGGGCACTCGCCCACACTCACGCGGCCGGAGCACCCTGGTGGGGATGTGCACCCGAGGGGTGGATTGGTCCCGACTACATTGGGCGCTCGCGAACGAAGCTGTTCCCCGAAAAAGAAACCGCACCCACATCCTTCGGCCAGTTATACGGCGAGCACCGCATCGCCGACTTCGCCAAACGCATCGTTGACCGCGGACTCATCACCGCGAAAGAAGCGAGAATCTTCGACGACCTAGCCGAGCGGCTCATCGCAGGTGACTTCGACTCCGAACAACCAAAGCTCGTACAAGACGCCGGATTCGACGTTGCCAGACTGCATGGCGACATGTGGGCAGGAAATGTTCTCTACTGCGGTGGACCTACCGGCGCCGCGTTGATTGATCCCATGGCGCACGGCGGACATGCAGAAACGGACCTGGCTGCGCTCGCGGTCTTCGGTTTCCCCTACCTTGAAGAGGTCTACGCAGGCTATGACGAAGCCTCACCTTTGGCTGATGGTTGGCAGGGGAGAAGCGGGCTCCACCAGCTCGGAATGATCATCATGCATGCCCACCTTTTCGAAGGGCACTACGTGGGGTGGGCGGAGGAGGTTGCGGGGAAATATCGGTAG
- a CDS encoding LacI family DNA-binding transcriptional regulator, with amino-acid sequence MRNRTTIVDVAKAAGVSKSLVSLAIRGDAGVSDETRQRILAVADDLGYRSNVWARSLAHGKTNMIGVLLTDLSNPYHTDVVIGVEDAAHERGQNVLISHGRRDPDLLASQLLKFEALGVDGIIVISAHTPSDVIADIAQRTRVVIVGRPGELPESVSRIRNDDELGARRATTHLLESGRTRIAFLQNSTSPSARARQKSYEQTLREAGLDPLVLTPGDLTADAFTGIDGIVAANDRGAVHALGEASDAGVRVPSDLAIVGYDNSQLSRVVRPQLSSVDQPRIQMGRRALEAVLGNEVIHEVFEPELVIRDSSALERATVES; translated from the coding sequence ATGCGAAACCGAACAACAATCGTCGACGTGGCCAAGGCAGCGGGAGTGTCAAAATCACTCGTTTCCCTTGCCATCAGAGGCGATGCGGGAGTGAGCGACGAAACACGCCAGCGGATCCTCGCGGTTGCCGATGACCTCGGATATCGCTCCAATGTGTGGGCGCGTTCCCTGGCACACGGGAAAACCAACATGATTGGCGTGCTACTGACGGACCTCAGTAACCCCTACCACACCGACGTTGTTATCGGCGTGGAGGATGCTGCCCACGAACGGGGACAGAACGTTCTCATCAGCCACGGCAGGCGAGACCCTGATCTGTTGGCGAGCCAGCTCCTAAAGTTTGAAGCACTTGGCGTTGATGGCATCATCGTTATTTCTGCGCATACCCCCAGTGATGTCATTGCCGATATTGCACAGCGCACGCGAGTGGTTATTGTTGGTCGGCCAGGGGAGCTACCGGAAAGTGTGAGCCGAATCCGTAACGATGACGAACTCGGAGCAAGAAGGGCAACCACCCACCTTCTCGAGAGCGGCAGAACGCGTATCGCTTTCCTCCAGAACTCGACCTCGCCCTCTGCTCGTGCGCGGCAGAAGTCTTACGAGCAGACACTAAGGGAAGCAGGGCTAGATCCTCTCGTCCTTACTCCAGGTGACCTCACTGCCGATGCGTTCACAGGGATTGACGGAATCGTTGCGGCCAATGATCGCGGCGCAGTCCACGCACTTGGGGAGGCAAGCGATGCTGGGGTACGCGTACCAAGCGATCTTGCGATAGTCGGCTATGACAACTCGCAGCTTTCTCGAGTTGTCCGGCCGCAGCTTTCTTCCGTCGATCAGCCGAGGATCCAGATGGGAAGAAGAGCACTGGAAGCCGTACTCGGCAACGAGGTTATCCACGAAGTGTTCGAACCCGAACTCGTCATCCGTGACTCCTCGGCGCTCGAGAGGGCAACTGTCGAGAGCTAA